The DNA window TACAGAAAGATACATTAATTTTTGTTGATAATGATAACATATGATGACGATAGTATAATGATATGATGTGGTAAAATTACTTTTAATTGATAAATAAGAAACCATGATTAATAGAGATAGTATTGATATAAAAGATTTACCAGTTTTTCCGCAGGTTGCAATTAAAATATTGCAAATACAGGAAGATAATATTGACATCAGCTTCAAGGAGCTGGAAAGCATTATTTTACTTGACCCGGCATTAACAGCCAAGATACTAAAAGTGGCTAATTCAGCACTCTATGCCAGGCAACGTGAGATCACCAATTTGCAACAGGCTCTGACGTTACTTGGCTTCAAAATGGTAAAAAGCCTTGTGTTGCTGGTTTCAGCTTCCAATATTTATAGCAAAAACGTGAAATCTCAACAACAAACTACTGCAGCCACAGTTACCAAAACATCAACAGCAATGATATGGCGACATTCTGTAGTTACTGCATTCATTTCAAAATATGTGGCTACCCGTATTAAAAATGATGAAAAGAAAGAGGATGTATTTGTTGCTGGCTTGCTTCATGATATTGGCAGGCTTTTCATGATGTTTAATTTTAAGGATAAGTATGAACAATATATTGCATATCTCAACCAGATGCAATATAAAGATATATGTGAAATTGAAGAAAAAATATTTGAAATCAACCATCAGGATATTGGCAGGATAGTACTGGAAAAATGGAATTTCCCCAATGAACTGGTAGATGTGGTAGCACAGCATCATGTTGCTCAGGTTGACTCAAAATACAAGACCACTGTTCAGATAGTAGGACTGGCCAATATATGTGCAAAAATTATTGAAAAGGAAAATCTTTCAGAAAATGATAGGGAATTGCTTACCGCCTTCAGCAAGGCATTAGATATTACCCATGAAGATTATAATTATCTTACTGGTGAAATTGTCAATACCTTGCAAAACGATGAATTATATAAAAT is part of the Spirochaetota bacterium genome and encodes:
- a CDS encoding HDOD domain-containing protein, coding for MINRDSIDIKDLPVFPQVAIKILQIQEDNIDISFKELESIILLDPALTAKILKVANSALYARQREITNLQQALTLLGFKMVKSLVLLVSASNIYSKNVKSQQQTTAATVTKTSTAMIWRHSVVTAFISKYVATRIKNDEKKEDVFVAGLLHDIGRLFMMFNFKDKYEQYIAYLNQMQYKDICEIEEKIFEINHQDIGRIVLEKWNFPNELVDVVAQHHVAQVDSKYKTTVQIVGLANICAKIIEKENLSENDRELLTAFSKALDITHEDYNYLTGEIVNTLQNDELYKMSTSLIG